Proteins from one Cicer arietinum cultivar CDC Frontier isolate Library 1 chromosome 3, Cicar.CDCFrontier_v2.0, whole genome shotgun sequence genomic window:
- the LOC101488841 gene encoding phospholipase A(1) LCAT3 isoform X1: MGLCPCFGDEGSEKPLADRDPVLLVSGMGGSILHSKPKKFGFTSRVWVRIFLADLEFRKKIWSLYNPQTGYTEALDKKSDIVVPDDDHGLYAIDILDPSWFVKCVHLTEVYHFHDMIDMLVGCGYVKGTTLFGYGYDFRQSNRVDKLMDGLKLKLETAYKASGGRKVNIISHSMGGVMILCFMSLYRDAFSKYVNKWISLACPFQGAPGCINDSLLTGLEFVEGFESYFFVSRWSFHQLLVECPSIYEMLANPDYKWKKQPEIHVWRKHEKDGNVNINLESYGPTKSISLFEGALRHNELNYNGNSISLPFNLAILKWATETRKVISNAKLPDGVSFYNIYGTSFDTPFDVCYGSEKSPIEDLSEICQTLPQYSYVDGDGSVPVESAKADGLEAVERVGVPTEHRGLLRDKTVFQLIQKWLGVETMVSKKSKTSKVADTDAMNSMVL; encoded by the exons ATGGGTTTGTGTCCGTGTTTTGGCGATGAAGGATCCGAGAAGCCATTGGCGGATCGTGACCCGGTTCTACTTGTTTCGGGCATGGGTGGCTCCATCCTTCACTCCAAGCCCAAGAAATTCGGGTTCACCAGTCGTGTTTGGGTTAGAATCTTCCTCGCTGACTTAGAATTCCGAAAGAAGATTTGGTCCCTTTATAATCCCCAAACAg GTTACACTGAAGCGTTAGACAAGAAATCTGATATTGTTGTTCCTGATGATGATCACGGTCTCTATGCAATTGATATTTTAGATCCGTCATGG TTTGTAAAATGTGTGCATTTGACAGAGGTGTATCATTTTCATGACATGATTGACATGCTTGTTGGATGTGGCTACGTCAAAGGAACTACTTTGTTTGGATACGGATACGATTTCAGACAAAGCAATAG GGTGGACAAGTTAATGGATGGCCTTAAACTCAAGTTGGAAACTGCTTACAAAGCCTCTGGTGGAAGAAAAGTCAACATAATTTCACACTCAATGGGAGGGGTTATGATCTTGTGTTTCATGTCACTTTACAGAGAT GCGTTCTCAAAATATGTGAATAAGTGGATTTCCTTGGCTTGCCCTTTCCAAG GAGCCCCAGGGTGCATCAACGATTCTCTATTAACTGGGTTAGAATTCGTTGAAGGCTTTGAAAGCTATTTTTTTGTATCAAGGTGGTCTTTTCATCAATTG CTGGTTGAGTGTCCATCGATCTATGAGATGTTGGCAAATCCGGATTATAAATGGAAAAAGCAGCCAGAAATTCATGTTTGGCGAAAGCATGAAAAGGATGGGAATGTTAACATCAATTTGGAATCTTATGGACCAACCAAGAGTATCTCTTTATTTGAAGGAGCACTAAGGCACAATGAG CTAAATTATAATGGGAACTCAATATCACTGCCCTTTAATTTAGCTATCCTCAAATGGGCTACTGAAACTCGTAAAGTTATAAGTAATGCTAAACTACCGGACGGGGTCAGCTTCTATAACATTTATGGAACATCATTTGACACAccttttgatgtttg CTATGGCTCGGAAAAATCTCCAATAGAGGACTTATCAGAAATATGCCAGACATTG CCACAATATTCATATGTTGATGGAGATGGGTCGGTTCCTGTTGAATCAGCCAAG GCCGATGGACTTGAAGCCGTTGAAAGGGTAGGAGTTCCTACTGAGCACCGTGGATTATTACGAGATAAAACTGTATTTCAACTTATTCAGAAATGGCTGGGTGTTGAGACAATGGTTAGCAAGAAATCTAAGACATCGAAAGTGGCTGATACGGATGCAATGAATTCTATGGTTCTCTAA
- the LOC101488841 gene encoding phospholipase A(1) LCAT3 isoform X2, with product MGLCPCFGDEGSEKPLADRDPVLLVSGMGGSILHSKPKKFGFTSRVWVRIFLADLEFRKKIWSLYNPQTGYTEALDKKSDIVVPDDDHGLYAIDILDPSWFVKCVHLTEVYHFHDMIDMLVGCGYVKGTTLFGYGYDFRQSNRVDKLMDGLKLKLETAYKASGGRKVNIISHSMGGVMILCFMSLYRDAFSKYVNKWISLACPFQGAPGCINDSLLTGLEFVEGFESYFFVSRWSFHQLLNYNGNSISLPFNLAILKWATETRKVISNAKLPDGVSFYNIYGTSFDTPFDVCYGSEKSPIEDLSEICQTLPQYSYVDGDGSVPVESAKADGLEAVERVGVPTEHRGLLRDKTVFQLIQKWLGVETMVSKKSKTSKVADTDAMNSMVL from the exons ATGGGTTTGTGTCCGTGTTTTGGCGATGAAGGATCCGAGAAGCCATTGGCGGATCGTGACCCGGTTCTACTTGTTTCGGGCATGGGTGGCTCCATCCTTCACTCCAAGCCCAAGAAATTCGGGTTCACCAGTCGTGTTTGGGTTAGAATCTTCCTCGCTGACTTAGAATTCCGAAAGAAGATTTGGTCCCTTTATAATCCCCAAACAg GTTACACTGAAGCGTTAGACAAGAAATCTGATATTGTTGTTCCTGATGATGATCACGGTCTCTATGCAATTGATATTTTAGATCCGTCATGG TTTGTAAAATGTGTGCATTTGACAGAGGTGTATCATTTTCATGACATGATTGACATGCTTGTTGGATGTGGCTACGTCAAAGGAACTACTTTGTTTGGATACGGATACGATTTCAGACAAAGCAATAG GGTGGACAAGTTAATGGATGGCCTTAAACTCAAGTTGGAAACTGCTTACAAAGCCTCTGGTGGAAGAAAAGTCAACATAATTTCACACTCAATGGGAGGGGTTATGATCTTGTGTTTCATGTCACTTTACAGAGAT GCGTTCTCAAAATATGTGAATAAGTGGATTTCCTTGGCTTGCCCTTTCCAAG GAGCCCCAGGGTGCATCAACGATTCTCTATTAACTGGGTTAGAATTCGTTGAAGGCTTTGAAAGCTATTTTTTTGTATCAAGGTGGTCTTTTCATCAATTG CTAAATTATAATGGGAACTCAATATCACTGCCCTTTAATTTAGCTATCCTCAAATGGGCTACTGAAACTCGTAAAGTTATAAGTAATGCTAAACTACCGGACGGGGTCAGCTTCTATAACATTTATGGAACATCATTTGACACAccttttgatgtttg CTATGGCTCGGAAAAATCTCCAATAGAGGACTTATCAGAAATATGCCAGACATTG CCACAATATTCATATGTTGATGGAGATGGGTCGGTTCCTGTTGAATCAGCCAAG GCCGATGGACTTGAAGCCGTTGAAAGGGTAGGAGTTCCTACTGAGCACCGTGGATTATTACGAGATAAAACTGTATTTCAACTTATTCAGAAATGGCTGGGTGTTGAGACAATGGTTAGCAAGAAATCTAAGACATCGAAAGTGGCTGATACGGATGCAATGAATTCTATGGTTCTCTAA